CCGGGCGGAAAGCATTCAGCCCAAAGCCCGCACTACATCAATGGCGGGTATCGGACGGAGTATCTACCCCACCCCCTGCAAACAGCTGCGCTACATCGGTTGCGTCGAAGAAATAGCGCTGATTGCAGAACTGGCAGTCGATCTCGACTGCGCCATGATGCTCGATCACTAATTGCTGTGCATCTTCCAGACCAAGACTGACCAGCGCGTTGCCAGAACGTTCGCGCGAGCAGCTGCAACGAAACACCAGAGGCTGCACGTCGAACATGCGCACCGCGTCCTCGTGGAACAACCGGTGCAGCACGGTTTCGTTGGTCAGGCTGAGCAATTCCTCGGCGGTCAGAGTATCGACCAGCGTGTTGACGTGCTGCCAACTGGCTTCACGCTCCTCGGGCTCTTTGAGCTTTTCGGCTGGCAACTGCTGCAGCAGCAGGCCCCGGGCACGCTTGCCATCGGCCTTTATCCAGAAGCGAGTCGGCAGCTGCTCCGACATCACGAAGTAACTGGACAGACAGGCAGACAGGTCAACGCCATCCAGTCCGACAATGCCTTGATAGCGTTTGCCCTGACGCGGATCGATGGTCATGGTGAGGTCGCCATCAGGCATCAGATCAAGAAGCGTCGCGTCCGGCTTGACCAGGGCCTCATCGTAACGGGCGATGCCGCGCAACTCGCGCTCGCTGGAGCATTCAACCATCAGCAGCGACACGGGGCCGAGGGACCGGGCCTGCAAGACCAGAAGCCCGTCAAACTTCAATGTGCCCACCAGCAGTGCGGCAGCGGCGAGCATTTCGCCGAGCAGCTGGGCGACCGGTTCGGGATACGGGTGCTTGGCAAGGACCTCGGCGTAGCTGCGCTCGAGGGCGACGAGCTCACCGCGAACGTCGCTTTCGTCAAAGATGAAACGCTGGGTGTAATCGGTGTCCGCAAAATCGTGCATAGGAGAAGGTATCTGAATGGATGACAAAGTGATGACAAGCGCTTATAAAGCGCGGTTTAGCACCGACGGGTGCACTGTCATGCCGATGGGGGCATTTTATGGACTATCCCGCGTTGTTCCAACCCAAGTGGAACGGCAAAAAATTCCTGCTGTGCAATCTCGTCGCACTGGCCCTGCTGCTGCTGTGGATCTGGCCAACAGGGCACGCAGCTTTTACCCAGCTCGACGAAGGTCTGTTTCATGTCCTCAATCGCCCGCTGGAGCAGAACAAAGTGTGGCTGTGGATCTGGACAATCGCCAGCATGCGGCCCTTCGATGTCGTGGTCGGGCTGATTCTCCTCACGCTGCTTATAAAAGGCGAGTGGGTATTCAAAACCCTGCAAACGCGTGCCGCGCTGATCGGTTTCGTGTTGACGCTGATCTTGCTGCTGATCATCCGCACGGTTTTTTCCAAAATCATCGACCACAGCTCGCTGCAACATGACAGCGCGTCCATGGT
The nucleotide sequence above comes from Pseudomonas lutea. Encoded proteins:
- the hslO gene encoding Hsp33 family molecular chaperone HslO, which gives rise to MHDFADTDYTQRFIFDESDVRGELVALERSYAEVLAKHPYPEPVAQLLGEMLAAAALLVGTLKFDGLLVLQARSLGPVSLLMVECSSERELRGIARYDEALVKPDATLLDLMPDGDLTMTIDPRQGKRYQGIVGLDGVDLSACLSSYFVMSEQLPTRFWIKADGKRARGLLLQQLPAEKLKEPEEREASWQHVNTLVDTLTAEELLSLTNETVLHRLFHEDAVRMFDVQPLVFRCSCSRERSGNALVSLGLEDAQQLVIEHHGAVEIDCQFCNQRYFFDATDVAQLFAGGGVDTPSDTRH